The following are from one region of the Bacillus methanolicus MGA3 genome:
- a CDS encoding diacylglycerol/lipid kinase family protein — protein sequence MDLEVSCGSEDFTMNNINKQALMVYNPFSGKKGTHKAFPMLIKKLSEMGYRLTIHHVSRFKHVDNPIKKACQDRWDAIFIAGGDGTVNQTLQFIAEEEYRPPIGVFPFGTSNEFAKYLGMSCNTEALSIIERGNIKPIDIGKFGNRYFANIAAAGWLSDITYNTSPSLKSYFGEWAYYFHFLKTLFLTKPSDTISCDVSPNEVISDLSLFLLMNGNSVGPFEHLIKTSTYNDGYFHLLTCKKTNRFQLFFLLLAKKLNITVNPSIIHHTKIKSGSFRIPESVSLNLDGEKSYVKNLNFKVLPQHLHVFSSTSK from the coding sequence TTGGATTTGGAAGTATCTTGTGGGTCGGAGGACTTCACTATGAATAACATAAACAAACAGGCATTGATGGTTTATAACCCATTTTCCGGAAAAAAGGGTACTCATAAAGCCTTTCCGATGCTCATTAAAAAACTTTCAGAAATGGGTTATCGATTAACGATTCATCATGTATCGAGGTTCAAACACGTGGATAATCCTATTAAAAAGGCATGCCAAGACAGATGGGATGCAATTTTTATTGCCGGAGGCGACGGGACTGTAAACCAAACACTTCAATTTATTGCAGAAGAAGAATATAGACCGCCTATAGGAGTATTCCCATTTGGAACGAGTAATGAATTTGCGAAATACTTAGGTATGTCTTGCAATACGGAAGCTCTTTCAATTATTGAAAGAGGTAATATAAAACCTATTGACATTGGTAAATTTGGAAACCGTTATTTTGCAAACATTGCAGCAGCGGGTTGGTTGTCGGATATTACCTATAATACATCTCCATCCCTTAAATCTTATTTTGGTGAATGGGCTTATTACTTTCATTTTCTTAAAACACTTTTTTTAACAAAACCATCAGATACAATTTCATGTGATGTTTCCCCAAATGAAGTAATTTCAGATCTCTCTTTATTTTTACTTATGAATGGAAACTCTGTTGGTCCTTTTGAACATCTTATCAAGACTTCAACCTATAATGATGGTTATTTTCATCTTCTCACCTGTAAAAAAACCAATCGATTCCAACTATTTTTTTTATTACTTGCCAAAAAGCTCAACATTACTGTCAATCCATCAATCATCCATCATACTAAAATAAAATCCGGAAGCTTTAGGATTCCAGAGTCTGTCTCTCTCAATCTTGATGGAGAAAAATCTTATGTGAAAAATCTGAATTTTAAGGTGCTGCCTCAACATCTTCATGTTTTTAGTTCAACATCAAAATAG
- a CDS encoding GNAT family N-acetyltransferase, protein MKDRNIIYRSEIYVYDQDRPLPAVVRNYTEEDFDDLIQIQSECFPPPFPSELWWNKEQLKNHVTLFPEGALCIEVNGELAGSLTGLITDFDPEHPNHTWEEVTDNGYIRNHNPNGNTLYIVDISVRPKYRKLGLGKIMMQSMYHVVIQKGLDRLLGGGRMPGYHKKADEMSASEYLQAVVKGELKDPVITFLLRCGRMPIGVVENYLEDEESCGYAALMEWKNPFK, encoded by the coding sequence TTGAAGGATCGTAACATTATTTACCGCAGTGAAATATATGTTTATGATCAAGATCGCCCTTTGCCGGCTGTAGTTCGCAACTATACAGAGGAAGATTTTGATGACCTTATTCAAATTCAATCAGAATGCTTTCCTCCGCCGTTTCCATCAGAGTTATGGTGGAATAAGGAACAGTTGAAAAATCATGTCACCTTGTTCCCTGAGGGGGCATTGTGCATCGAAGTGAATGGCGAGTTAGCAGGGTCTCTCACAGGCCTAATAACTGATTTTGACCCTGAACATCCGAACCACACGTGGGAAGAAGTTACCGATAACGGCTATATCCGCAATCATAATCCAAATGGAAATACTTTGTACATTGTTGATATCAGTGTCCGGCCTAAATACAGAAAGCTCGGGCTTGGAAAAATAATGATGCAGTCAATGTACCATGTCGTGATTCAAAAAGGGCTTGACAGGCTGCTCGGCGGCGGACGGATGCCCGGCTATCACAAGAAAGCGGATGAAATGTCAGCTAGTGAGTATTTGCAAGCAGTTGTCAAGGGAGAATTAAAAGATCCTGTTATTACTTTCTTGCTGCGATGTGGCCGAATGCCGATCGGGGTTGTGGAAAATTATCTGGAAGACGAAGAATCATGCGGATATGCTGCATTAATGGAATGGAAAAATCCATTTAAATAA
- a CDS encoding glucose-6-phosphate isomerase yields MTHVRFDYSKALGFFREHELTYLRDMVKVAHHSLHEKTGTGSDFLGWIDLPVDYDKEEFARIQKAAEKIKSDSDVLLVIGIGGSYLGARAAIEMLQHSFYNALPKEKRSTPQILFVGNNISSTYMKDIMDLLEGKDFSINVISKSGTTTEPAIAFRIFRKLLQEKYGVEEARKRIYATTDIAKGALKTLANEEGYESFVIPGDIGGRYSVLTAVGLLPIAVSGADIEAMMKGAAQARVDFGKSELEENLAYQYAAVRNILYNKGKTIEMLINYEPALQYFAEWWKQLFGESEGKDQKGIFPASANFSTDLHSLGQYIQEGRRDLFETILKVEKPRHELTIEEEATDLDGLNYLAGKTVDFVNNKAFEGTLLAHTDGGVPNLVVSIPQLDEYTFGYLVYFFEKACAMSGYLLGVNPFDQPGVEAYKANMFALLGKPGFEEKKAELEKRLK; encoded by the coding sequence ATGACGCACGTTCGCTTTGATTACTCGAAAGCCCTTGGGTTTTTTCGTGAACATGAACTTACATACTTAAGAGATATGGTAAAGGTAGCTCATCATTCTCTGCATGAAAAAACCGGAACAGGGAGTGATTTTTTAGGTTGGATTGATCTGCCGGTTGATTATGATAAAGAAGAGTTTGCCCGTATTCAAAAAGCGGCGGAAAAAATAAAAAGTGATTCAGATGTATTATTAGTGATCGGTATCGGCGGTTCGTACTTAGGTGCCAGAGCAGCAATTGAAATGCTGCAGCACAGCTTTTATAACGCCCTGCCGAAAGAAAAACGAAGCACCCCGCAAATTTTGTTTGTCGGAAATAATATTAGTTCCACTTATATGAAAGACATCATGGACCTGCTGGAAGGAAAGGATTTCTCCATCAATGTCATCTCCAAATCAGGTACGACTACGGAACCAGCGATTGCATTTCGGATTTTCCGTAAATTGCTTCAGGAAAAATATGGTGTGGAAGAGGCGCGCAAACGCATTTATGCAACCACAGATATAGCAAAAGGAGCTCTAAAAACTCTTGCCAATGAAGAAGGATATGAGTCTTTCGTTATTCCTGGCGACATAGGCGGACGCTACTCTGTGTTGACTGCTGTAGGTCTTCTTCCTATTGCAGTCAGTGGAGCCGATATTGAAGCGATGATGAAAGGGGCAGCCCAGGCACGAGTGGATTTCGGAAAATCAGAGCTTGAAGAAAACCTTGCTTATCAGTATGCTGCAGTAAGAAACATTCTTTACAATAAAGGCAAAACAATTGAAATGCTTATTAACTACGAACCTGCCCTTCAATATTTTGCAGAATGGTGGAAACAATTATTTGGCGAAAGCGAAGGGAAAGACCAAAAAGGCATTTTCCCGGCTTCAGCAAATTTCTCAACGGACCTTCACTCATTAGGCCAATATATCCAGGAAGGCCGGCGCGATTTATTTGAAACAATCCTAAAAGTTGAAAAGCCGCGCCATGAATTAACGATTGAAGAAGAAGCAACCGACCTTGATGGCTTGAATTACCTTGCCGGCAAAACCGTTGATTTCGTTAATAACAAGGCATTCGAAGGAACATTGCTTGCGCATACAGATGGAGGAGTGCCTAACCTTGTTGTTTCCATTCCGCAGTTGGATGAATATACATTCGGTTATTTAGTGTACTTCTTTGAAAAGGCATGTGCGATGAGCGGATACTTGCTTGGCGTTAATCCATTTGATCAGCCTGGAGTTGAAGCTTATAAAGCAAACATGTTTGCCTTGCTCGGAAAACCTGGCTTTGAAGAGAAAAAAGCGGAGCTTGAAAAACGCTTGAAATAA
- a CDS encoding YugN-like family protein, whose product MYEISSRIEGKHFELYKLEQLLKPLGYSIGGNWDYDHGSFDYKIDDEAGYQFLRIPFRAIDGQLDSHGCTVMVGRPYLLSHLYESGLDDHAIVGNTFASFNQFSEPVDKDAGFPEKYVNIGKSLVNELESVLLFD is encoded by the coding sequence ATGTATGAAATCTCTTCAAGGATAGAAGGAAAACATTTTGAACTGTACAAGCTTGAACAGTTATTAAAGCCTCTCGGATATTCGATTGGCGGCAACTGGGATTATGATCATGGTTCATTTGATTATAAAATTGATGATGAAGCAGGGTATCAATTTTTAAGGATTCCGTTTAGAGCGATTGATGGTCAGCTTGATTCCCATGGCTGCACTGTGATGGTAGGCAGGCCTTATCTGCTTTCTCATTTATACGAGAGCGGGCTGGATGATCATGCTATTGTTGGAAATACTTTTGCATCTTTTAACCAATTTTCGGAACCAGTCGATAAGGATGCTGGCTTTCCAGAAAAATATGTTAATATTGGAAAGTCGCTCGTGAATGAATTAGAATCTGTTTTATTATTTGATTAA
- a CDS encoding MGDG synthase family glycosyltransferase, producing the protein MSKKVLILSEAIGSGHTKAAEALMQGISHLAPSIHTQILEVGQTLHPLTTKLLLNSYLKIIIRSPSLWRKMYDYKQNKPLSNWKKFIIYQLFHRQIEVLLDQEKPHLIICTHPFTSSSVSRLKRMGYPFILCSVITDFHVHGAWVHSEVDVYLVSSEDVYNQLINMGIPRSRIVVTGLPIRSNFWVKKNKQEMRKKLKLNNIPTVILMGGGLGLGGIQQLAHALLKWKEKIQVIICTGNNETLRSSLLRDTKFHHPHVYILGFVDLIDEWMDAADLLITKPGGLTCFEALSKGLPMYIYQPIPGHEEKNCDFLVNNHLAIKIDDTNNIDILIENLLFSSREMEFLHNKMREFQQKIDPLASAKFIVNCLIP; encoded by the coding sequence GTGAGCAAAAAAGTACTGATACTATCAGAAGCCATTGGTAGTGGTCATACGAAAGCCGCAGAAGCGTTGATGCAAGGAATTTCTCATCTTGCTCCTTCAATTCATACACAAATTTTAGAGGTGGGGCAGACACTTCATCCTCTTACTACAAAGCTGCTGCTTAATTCTTACCTTAAAATAATCATCCGCTCTCCTTCATTATGGAGAAAAATGTATGATTATAAACAAAACAAACCTCTTTCCAATTGGAAGAAATTTATTATTTATCAATTGTTTCATCGTCAAATTGAAGTTCTTCTTGATCAGGAGAAACCTCATCTTATCATTTGCACCCATCCATTTACTAGCTCATCAGTATCCAGACTAAAGAGGATGGGTTATCCGTTCATTCTTTGCTCGGTAATCACCGATTTTCATGTTCATGGGGCATGGGTTCATTCAGAGGTAGATGTCTATTTGGTATCAAGTGAAGATGTATATAATCAATTAATAAATATGGGAATTCCCAGGAGTCGTATTGTGGTAACAGGCTTGCCAATAAGGTCGAATTTTTGGGTCAAGAAAAACAAACAGGAAATGCGAAAAAAATTAAAATTAAATAATATTCCTACCGTTATTCTTATGGGAGGAGGATTAGGATTAGGCGGAATACAGCAACTTGCCCATGCTCTTTTGAAATGGAAAGAAAAAATTCAGGTCATAATATGCACTGGAAATAACGAAACACTAAGAAGTTCTTTGTTAAGGGATACAAAGTTCCATCATCCTCATGTTTATATTTTAGGGTTTGTTGATCTCATTGACGAGTGGATGGATGCGGCTGATTTACTCATTACAAAACCGGGTGGATTAACCTGTTTTGAGGCATTATCAAAGGGGTTGCCTATGTATATATATCAACCAATCCCGGGTCACGAAGAAAAAAATTGTGATTTTTTAGTAAATAATCATTTAGCTATTAAAATTGATGACACAAATAATATCGACATTTTGATTGAAAATTTACTCTTTTCTTCCCGAGAAATGGAGTTTTTACATAATAAAATGAGGGAATTTCAACAAAAAATAGATCCATTAGCAAGTGCAAAATTTATTGTTAACTGTCTTATTCCTTAA
- a CDS encoding potassium channel family protein translates to MSRRFYANFLRLPIVLRTLFLALSAIIFFGALIHIIEPSTFPSIFDGIWWAIVTTSTVGYGDFAPETIPGRIAGIFLILTGAGFLSFFFVNLATATVTRQNAYFEGKVAFKGMGHLIIIGWNERSREIIDHLSNGGPNKQIILIDETLESNPMPSKLHFVKGRANLDETLIKANIFKAEKVLITSDQHKDELHADMFSILTLLTIKGLCPSVHCIVEVLTTEQMANAKRAGADEIIQSNVLTSFVMVNSITAKRKIPSIIELLRQLDGGKLTLSAAADNLIGKSFKEASSLLLAEGILIVGIKRGEETFVNPSHPFIISKDDQLLEIIR, encoded by the coding sequence GTGTCCCGGCGTTTTTATGCAAATTTCTTGCGACTTCCAATTGTATTACGAACCCTTTTCTTGGCATTATCGGCCATCATCTTTTTTGGCGCCCTGATCCATATAATTGAGCCCTCAACATTTCCGTCCATTTTTGACGGAATCTGGTGGGCAATTGTCACGACATCAACAGTCGGATACGGTGACTTTGCCCCCGAAACAATTCCAGGACGAATAGCCGGAATATTTTTAATCCTGACAGGGGCAGGGTTTTTGTCATTTTTCTTTGTGAATTTAGCTACAGCAACTGTTACAAGGCAAAACGCATATTTTGAAGGAAAGGTGGCATTCAAAGGAATGGGGCATTTAATTATCATCGGATGGAACGAGCGTTCAAGAGAAATTATCGATCATTTATCGAACGGCGGACCTAATAAACAAATTATTTTAATTGACGAAACTCTTGAATCAAATCCAATGCCAAGCAAACTTCATTTTGTAAAAGGAAGAGCCAATCTGGATGAAACTTTAATAAAAGCAAACATTTTTAAAGCAGAAAAAGTGTTAATTACGTCTGACCAACATAAAGATGAATTGCATGCCGATATGTTCTCAATTCTTACCCTTTTGACGATTAAAGGATTATGTCCCTCTGTTCATTGTATTGTTGAAGTGTTGACAACTGAACAGATGGCCAATGCAAAGCGTGCCGGAGCTGACGAAATTATTCAATCGAACGTCCTGACTAGTTTTGTGATGGTGAATAGCATAACAGCTAAGAGAAAAATTCCATCAATAATAGAACTGCTGCGCCAGCTTGATGGAGGAAAACTGACTTTATCTGCAGCGGCCGACAATTTAATCGGCAAATCCTTCAAAGAGGCTTCCTCATTATTATTGGCAGAAGGAATTTTGATCGTTGGAATAAAAAGAGGAGAGGAAACTTTTGTAAACCCCTCCCATCCGTTTATTATTTCTAAAGATGATCAATTGCTGGAAATTATTCGTTAA
- a CDS encoding YjcZ family sporulation protein has product MGSNFALIVVLFILLIIVGSTMFFG; this is encoded by the coding sequence ATCGGCAGTAATTTTGCGTTAATCGTCGTATTGTTTATTCTATTAATTATTGTTGGTTCCACAATGTTCTTTGGTTAA
- a CDS encoding diacylglycerol/lipid kinase family protein → MYCFIVNKVSGNGRALKIWHQIEKKLQEKNVYYCARFTEKPKHATLLVQEIINKEKVTAIVAVGGDGTIHEVINGLVGTNIPLGIIPAGSGNDFSRGLGIPLKHDKALERILNGKPNIIDIGIVNSTYFCTVAGIGFDGEVAHATNDSIYKKLLNFVRMGQISYIISAINVLFHYKPIDISLMIDKKLYKIPKVWLIAVANLPFYGGGLAICPKAESNDGLFDICIVQGMSKWEFLRKLPVAFKGNHTSSPFIKIIKGKELEIYSPTPLLIHGDGEMIGQTPARIEIEPSALYVM, encoded by the coding sequence TTGTATTGTTTTATTGTAAATAAGGTTTCGGGTAATGGAAGGGCTCTTAAAATTTGGCATCAAATAGAAAAAAAGCTCCAAGAAAAAAACGTTTATTACTGTGCTCGTTTTACAGAGAAACCAAAACATGCCACTTTATTAGTTCAAGAGATTATCAATAAGGAAAAAGTGACTGCAATTGTTGCAGTTGGCGGCGACGGGACGATCCATGAAGTAATTAATGGATTAGTAGGTACGAATATACCGTTAGGAATTATTCCTGCTGGCTCAGGAAATGATTTTTCAAGAGGATTAGGTATCCCATTAAAACATGATAAAGCTCTAGAACGTATATTAAATGGGAAACCAAATATCATCGATATCGGAATTGTAAATTCCACATATTTTTGTACAGTGGCAGGAATAGGATTTGACGGGGAAGTAGCTCATGCGACGAATGATTCCATATATAAAAAATTGCTTAATTTCGTCCGGATGGGTCAAATCTCATACATCATTAGTGCAATAAATGTGTTATTCCATTATAAACCTATAGATATCTCCTTAATGATTGATAAGAAGCTATACAAGATTCCAAAAGTGTGGCTAATTGCCGTAGCCAATTTACCTTTTTATGGCGGAGGACTTGCTATTTGTCCAAAGGCCGAAAGCAATGATGGTTTATTTGATATATGTATTGTTCAAGGAATGTCTAAGTGGGAATTTTTACGCAAATTGCCAGTAGCTTTTAAAGGAAATCATACATCCTCCCCTTTTATTAAGATTATAAAAGGAAAAGAGCTAGAAATTTATTCCCCAACTCCATTGTTGATACATGGGGATGGGGAAATGATCGGCCAAACTCCTGCCCGAATCGAAATTGAACCAAGTGCATTATATGTTATGTAA
- a CDS encoding carbon-nitrogen hydrolase family protein, whose amino-acid sequence MKIRVSAVQYHLHTINSFDEFARQCEHYIKTAQEFDAEFILFPEFFTTQLLSIGSKDGRGLPIDKLPDFTEQYRTLFSNFAKETNTHIIGGTHVIRRNDRLYNVAHLFYPDGRIEEQAKLHITPTEVNEWNMAPGEDFRIFDTEKGKIALLTCYDIEFPEIVRMAKAKGADIIFCPSCTDDRHGFHRVRYTSHARAIENQVYVVVTGTIGSLPTVDFMRANFGQAAIITPNDIPFPPKGILAEGEINDDMIITADLDLDLLYKVRERGSVTTWRDRRTDLYPDWEVNEVEGS is encoded by the coding sequence TTGAAAATTCGGGTTTCAGCCGTTCAATATCATTTGCATACAATAAATTCGTTTGATGAGTTCGCAAGACAATGCGAACATTATATAAAAACCGCTCAGGAATTTGATGCGGAATTTATTCTTTTTCCTGAATTCTTTACGACGCAGCTTTTATCGATCGGAAGCAAGGATGGAAGAGGGCTGCCAATTGACAAATTACCTGATTTCACGGAGCAATACCGAACTCTTTTTTCAAACTTCGCTAAAGAAACAAACACGCATATTATTGGCGGCACCCATGTCATTCGCAGAAATGACCGCCTCTATAATGTAGCTCATTTATTTTATCCGGACGGAAGAATAGAAGAACAGGCAAAGCTGCATATCACTCCAACGGAAGTTAATGAATGGAATATGGCGCCTGGTGAAGATTTCCGCATCTTTGACACAGAGAAGGGAAAAATTGCCCTCCTTACTTGTTATGATATTGAATTTCCGGAAATCGTCCGGATGGCAAAGGCAAAAGGAGCGGATATTATCTTTTGCCCATCTTGTACGGATGACCGCCATGGCTTCCACCGTGTGCGCTACACTAGCCATGCAAGAGCAATAGAAAATCAAGTGTATGTCGTTGTAACTGGAACAATCGGCTCCTTGCCGACTGTTGATTTTATGCGCGCGAATTTCGGACAGGCAGCTATTATTACACCGAATGATATTCCGTTCCCGCCAAAAGGAATTTTGGCAGAAGGTGAAATAAACGACGATATGATTATTACAGCTGATCTTGATTTAGATCTTCTGTACAAAGTGCGCGAGCGGGGATCTGTTACAACTTGGCGCGACCGCAGAACTGATCTTTACCCGGATTGGGAGGTGAACGAAGTTGAAGGATCGTAA
- a CDS encoding YjcZ family sporulation protein, which produces MSDGIGRAFALVVVLFVLLIIVGCSCTGIY; this is translated from the coding sequence ATGAGTGATGGAATTGGACGTGCTTTTGCGTTAGTTGTTGTATTGTTTGTTTTACTCATCATTGTAGGATGTTCTTGTACGGGTATCTATTAA
- a CDS encoding alkaline phosphatase family protein: MNKVILIIAGLILILFLVFSNTPSNSGFTNVQNQITQPKRPVILLMIDSLMDEPLQKAIKEERAPALEFLIQNGQYYPNVVSSYPTMSVTIDSTLLTGTYPDHHKLPGLVWFDENEKRIINYGSGKEEIITLGIKQVLKDIVYNLNNQHLSESVKTIHEELAKNKKHSASINGLIYRGDYEHDLNTPKTIAFFKLMPKQISTNGPILFSFGRLSQFNPKNQYNHFWQSFGFNDNFTAQEVKYLIQKKKLPSFTIAYLPDHDHTVHKNGPMDVKGIEKADKQLQKILNSYDSWDEALKKGVWIVMGDSGQSSIGKDKNKSIIRLKSLLQDYTIAKLGEPIKKNDQIVLAVNERMAFIYSLDKNIPLSEIASKLKKDSRVDFIAWKENDLIHVTEEETKETLKFRPKGTYIDEYKQSWTLQGNTSILDLSVNENKIQYGDYPDALARLYSSLHSHKGSYLIVDAKPGHEFVSEKSPTHIGGAGHGSLHKKDSTTPMIVVGTDLRPKFLRQVDLKDYFLQLTK, encoded by the coding sequence TTGAATAAAGTCATTCTAATAATAGCGGGATTGATTCTCATTTTATTTTTAGTATTCTCGAACACCCCCTCTAACTCTGGTTTTACAAACGTTCAAAACCAGATTACACAGCCTAAAAGACCTGTTATTCTCTTAATGATTGACTCTTTGATGGATGAACCATTACAGAAAGCGATAAAAGAGGAACGAGCTCCGGCACTCGAATTTCTAATACAGAATGGACAGTATTATCCGAACGTGGTTAGTTCCTATCCCACCATGTCTGTAACGATCGATAGTACATTACTAACCGGAACCTATCCAGACCATCATAAACTCCCTGGGCTTGTCTGGTTCGACGAAAACGAAAAACGGATCATTAATTATGGAAGCGGGAAAGAAGAAATTATAACACTTGGTATAAAACAGGTTCTAAAAGACATTGTTTACAATTTAAATAATCAACATTTAAGTGAGTCAGTTAAGACGATTCATGAAGAGCTGGCTAAGAATAAGAAACATTCTGCTTCTATTAATGGTCTTATTTACCGTGGCGATTATGAGCATGACTTAAACACTCCAAAAACCATAGCATTCTTTAAGCTAATGCCTAAACAAATAAGTACAAATGGACCGATCTTGTTTTCTTTCGGACGGTTATCACAATTTAATCCGAAGAACCAATATAACCACTTCTGGCAAAGTTTTGGATTCAATGATAATTTTACCGCGCAAGAAGTAAAGTATCTGATTCAAAAAAAGAAACTTCCTTCTTTTACAATTGCATATCTTCCAGATCATGACCACACTGTTCACAAGAACGGGCCGATGGATGTAAAGGGAATTGAAAAAGCCGATAAACAGCTTCAAAAAATTTTAAATTCGTATGACTCGTGGGATGAAGCGTTAAAAAAAGGGGTATGGATTGTAATGGGAGACAGTGGACAATCATCGATTGGAAAGGACAAAAACAAATCCATAATTCGATTAAAATCTCTGTTACAGGATTATACCATTGCTAAATTGGGTGAACCAATCAAGAAAAATGATCAAATTGTCCTCGCCGTGAATGAGCGGATGGCTTTTATCTACTCATTGGATAAAAACATTCCGCTTTCTGAGATTGCTTCCAAATTAAAAAAGGATTCAAGGGTGGATTTTATCGCCTGGAAAGAAAACGACCTTATTCATGTGACTGAGGAGGAAACGAAAGAAACACTTAAATTTCGTCCTAAGGGAACGTATATTGATGAGTATAAACAGTCTTGGACGTTACAAGGGAACACTTCCATTTTAGATCTTTCTGTAAATGAAAACAAAATCCAATATGGAGATTATCCTGATGCTCTTGCCCGCCTTTATAGTTCCCTTCATTCACATAAGGGAAGCTATCTCATCGTTGATGCAAAACCCGGGCATGAATTCGTCAGTGAAAAATCTCCCACACATATCGGAGGAGCCGGACACGGTTCGTTACACAAAAAAGACTCTACAACCCCGATGATTGTCGTTGGAACAGATTTAAGACCCAAATTCCTTCGGCAAGTCGATTTAAAAGATTATTTCCTACAGTTAACCAAATAA
- the ltrA gene encoding group II intron reverse transcriptase/maturase — MLMELILSRENLLTALKRVEQNKGSHGVDGMPAKDLRRHLYENWDSIRQSLREGTYKPLPVRRVEIPKPNGGVRLLGIPTVTDRFIQQAIAQVLTRIFDPTFSEHSYGFRPSRRGHDAVRKAKGYIKEGYRWVVDIDLEKFFDKVNHDKLMGILAKTIEDRILLKLIRRYLQSGVMINGVVMETDMGTPQGGPLSPLLSNIMLHELDKELEKRGHKFVRYADDCNIYVKTKKAGIRVMNSITNFIEKELKLKVNKEKSAVDRPWKRKFLGFSFTPNKTPKIRMAKESVKRFKNKIREITSRSKPYRMEERIEKLNMYLMGWCGYFALADTPSKFKEFDEWIRRRLRMCLWKEWKTPKTRIRKLRALGVPSHKAIEWGNTRKKYWRIACSPILHKTLDNSYWSQQGLRSLFERYHFLRHT; from the coding sequence ATGTTGATGGAACTGATTTTGTCACGGGAAAATCTCCTAACGGCATTAAAACGAGTTGAACAGAATAAAGGAAGTCACGGAGTAGATGGCATGCCCGCAAAAGACCTACGGAGACACCTCTATGAAAACTGGGACTCCATTCGACAGTCGTTAAGAGAGGGAACCTACAAACCCTTACCCGTTCGTCGAGTCGAAATCCCGAAACCGAACGGCGGAGTAAGACTTCTAGGTATCCCCACCGTGACTGATCGTTTCATTCAACAAGCGATCGCCCAAGTGTTAACGAGAATCTTCGATCCGACCTTCTCTGAACATAGCTACGGCTTTCGCCCAAGCCGCAGAGGACATGACGCGGTCAGGAAAGCAAAGGGCTATATCAAAGAAGGATATCGCTGGGTGGTCGATATAGACTTAGAGAAATTCTTTGACAAGGTGAACCACGACAAACTGATGGGGATCTTGGCGAAAACGATCGAAGATCGGATTTTACTTAAGTTAATCCGCCGGTATCTTCAATCAGGCGTGATGATAAATGGAGTGGTAATGGAAACAGACATGGGAACGCCACAAGGTGGACCGCTTAGTCCACTATTATCAAACATCATGCTTCACGAGTTGGACAAGGAACTTGAGAAACGTGGACATAAATTTGTACGGTACGCGGATGACTGTAATATCTACGTGAAAACAAAGAAAGCAGGAATTCGTGTCATGAACTCCATTACTAACTTTATCGAGAAGGAATTAAAGCTCAAGGTAAATAAAGAGAAATCGGCGGTAGACCGTCCTTGGAAACGGAAGTTTCTCGGTTTTAGCTTTACACCAAACAAAACACCCAAGATACGGATGGCGAAAGAAAGTGTGAAACGATTCAAGAACAAGATCCGTGAAATCACATCCAGATCCAAACCGTATCGAATGGAGGAAAGAATTGAGAAACTGAACATGTACCTAATGGGATGGTGTGGATATTTTGCCTTGGCAGATACACCAAGCAAGTTCAAAGAATTTGATGAATGGATAAGACGAAGACTTCGAATGTGTTTATGGAAAGAGTGGAAAACGCCGAAAACAAGAATTCGGAAACTTAGAGCATTAGGTGTTCCAAGTCATAAAGCAATCGAGTGGGGCAATACACGCAAGAAATACTGGCGGATTGCCTGCAGTCCCATTCTACACAAAACCCTCGATAACTCCTACTGGAGTCAACAAGGGTTAAGAAGTCTATTCGAGAGATATCATTTTCTACGTCATACTTAA